One Roseimicrobium gellanilyticum genomic window carries:
- a CDS encoding SUMF1/EgtB/PvdO family nonheme iron enzyme, translating to MNETPGSIVVLFVDPDAEVRTRRVATLTSRGVTVLEAEDAETGVIVAQTLKRLDVLVSEGYLKEGGYTGFDLRDAVKQKFPQVRTIFTSRYELTGYEQYFEGCPLMVEPVNESQLFSEVLGLRESGAAKPATAVPKAVMSAPVAVAVAVPDDGVAKAVLVEDDEENQPHSLAPKTDLGNYTVTEHLYAERDAETYLAIQRGVNREVVLVLLRPDRVNQPGALDAFHERERVKASIAHPRIAPLYEALEVGGRHFYTREMPNGRSVEELQEAGTKFKEKQLVDIIANVAEAMGHATGRGHHYRMLSPRDVFVDDEGQASIVNVFRPPGDKPRDFQADTKKFLIMLRLLADGPRARHLIDDLVRESHTWENLSSRAKELQEEFHERSLLKRADTKEAHDIKAAHERLSVPVWVLGLSAVVVVGLVTGIVLRNRSVPPPPPKPLQVEMVAIPAGEFTYQQETEKRVNNAFWIDKYEVTIGQYEEFLDALAKDPAKAKAYDHADQPAAKKDHLPDKWSDYLDAARTAGYFNNQPVNINCPIANIDWWDAWAYAKWRGHRLPTEEEWERAARGREGRVHPWGNDDKPKAANLGADYEPKGKGGTVDGFNFWAPEDKMPDDVSEDGAIGLAGNVEEWTATHANHPDYPDLPVPVVRGGHFALNRPANVLTIRTFADSPENATIARGFRTVSDTPPPATATAAESSR from the coding sequence GTGAACGAAACTCCTGGCTCAATAGTGGTGCTGTTTGTGGATCCGGATGCGGAGGTACGCACCCGCCGCGTCGCTACGCTCACCAGCCGTGGTGTCACCGTGCTGGAAGCGGAAGACGCCGAGACCGGTGTGATTGTAGCTCAGACACTCAAGCGGCTCGATGTGCTGGTCAGCGAGGGCTACCTCAAGGAGGGCGGCTACACCGGATTCGATCTTCGTGATGCGGTGAAGCAGAAGTTCCCGCAGGTACGCACGATTTTCACAAGCCGGTACGAACTGACCGGCTACGAGCAGTACTTCGAAGGCTGCCCCCTCATGGTGGAGCCCGTGAACGAGTCCCAACTTTTCAGTGAAGTGCTCGGCCTCCGCGAATCTGGTGCCGCCAAGCCCGCAACCGCTGTACCGAAGGCAGTCATGTCGGCTCCTGTGGCAGTGGCTGTTGCCGTTCCTGATGATGGCGTGGCAAAGGCGGTACTCGTGGAAGACGACGAGGAGAACCAGCCCCACAGTCTGGCACCGAAAACCGACCTCGGAAACTACACGGTCACCGAGCACCTCTATGCGGAACGTGACGCGGAGACCTACCTGGCCATCCAGCGCGGGGTGAACCGCGAGGTCGTGCTGGTGCTGCTGCGTCCCGATAGGGTGAACCAACCCGGTGCGCTGGATGCCTTCCATGAGCGCGAACGCGTGAAGGCCTCCATCGCACACCCACGCATCGCACCTCTCTACGAGGCGCTGGAAGTGGGCGGCCGCCATTTCTACACCCGCGAAATGCCCAATGGACGCTCCGTCGAAGAGCTTCAGGAGGCAGGCACCAAGTTCAAGGAAAAGCAACTGGTCGACATCATCGCCAATGTCGCGGAAGCCATGGGGCACGCCACCGGGCGTGGCCACCACTACCGTATGCTGAGCCCCCGCGATGTCTTCGTGGATGACGAGGGCCAGGCCAGTATCGTGAACGTCTTCCGTCCTCCCGGAGACAAGCCACGGGATTTCCAGGCGGACACAAAGAAGTTCCTCATCATGCTGCGGCTCCTGGCGGACGGCCCTCGTGCCCGGCATCTCATTGATGACCTCGTGCGGGAATCCCACACCTGGGAAAATCTCTCGAGCCGTGCGAAGGAACTGCAGGAGGAATTTCACGAGCGCAGCCTGCTGAAGCGCGCAGACACCAAGGAGGCTCACGACATCAAGGCCGCGCACGAGCGGTTGAGCGTGCCTGTCTGGGTGCTTGGCCTCTCCGCCGTGGTGGTGGTGGGTCTGGTAACCGGCATCGTCCTGCGCAACCGCAGTGTGCCACCACCCCCACCGAAGCCACTGCAGGTAGAAATGGTGGCCATTCCCGCAGGTGAATTCACCTACCAGCAGGAGACGGAGAAGCGGGTGAACAACGCCTTCTGGATCGACAAGTATGAAGTGACCATCGGCCAATACGAGGAGTTCCTCGACGCGCTGGCCAAGGATCCCGCGAAGGCCAAAGCTTACGATCACGCCGATCAGCCGGCTGCGAAAAAGGATCACCTGCCTGACAAGTGGAGCGACTACTTGGACGCCGCACGCACGGCGGGCTACTTCAACAACCAGCCGGTCAACATCAACTGTCCCATCGCGAACATCGACTGGTGGGATGCCTGGGCCTATGCGAAGTGGCGCGGCCACCGGCTGCCCACGGAGGAAGAATGGGAGCGCGCCGCACGCGGTCGTGAAGGACGCGTTCATCCCTGGGGCAACGACGACAAGCCGAAGGCTGCAAACCTCGGCGCGGACTACGAACCCAAAGGAAAGGGCGGGACGGTCGATGGCTTCAACTTCTGGGCGCCCGAGGACAAGATGCCTGACGACGTGAGCGAAGACGGCGCCATCGGTCTTGCGGGCAACGTGGAGGAATGGACGGCCACGCACGCGAACCATCCGGACTACCCTGACCTCCCCGTGCCAGTGGTACGCGGTGGGCACTTTGCCCTGAACCGGCCTGCCAATGTGCTCACCATCCGTACCTTTGCCGATTCCCCGGAAAACGCCACCATTGCCCGCGGCTTCCGTACGGTTAGTGACACCCCACCCCCGGCCACAGCCACCGCCGCCGAGTCCTCCCGCTGA